TAAAAATAGTCACGGCATAGGAATATCTAATATAGAAACTATAGTAAAAAAATATAATGGAATTTTAGATATCATATCAGAAAAAAATAAATTTATTTTAAATATTATGCTTAAAGTAAAAAATAATTAGTTATTAATTGAGGACTGCTTTAAGAAAGGAATGTTTTGTATGCAAATTAATTCAACTACTTATAATCCAATGTTAAACAATAGTTTTAACAGCTCCAATGATGATTCCCCAAAGGATATTTATGGAAATGAAAATCAAATTGATAATGAAATACAAAGTCTTGAACAAAAAAAATCAAGTTTAAACAGTAAAATTAGTAGTATAAAAGGTGATTTTACATCATCAAAGGCTAAAGATGAATTGATTAGTCCTTTAAAAAGTGAACTCCAATCAATTGAAGCTAAAATACAGGAAAAACAATCTGCAAAAATGAAAGGAAAAACTAAAAAAACTAATTCTGGGAAAAAAGCTAAAAATAATAAACATATTTCTAATAAAAGTAAATCTATTCCAGAACAATTAGATAATATCACTACGCAAACTGGTATTACAAATAAATTAAAAATAAAGAATACACTAAAAGGTTCTTCTAAAATTTCTAATGTATCTGATTCTATAAATAATAAAAAAAATAGTACTCATGTAAAAAACGCACTTGCTGTATATAAATCATCAGAAAATGAAGATTCAACAACTTATGAGACAAATACTCTAGCTTAAATATCAAGTGATTCTTAGACTCAGGTGGAGTTTGCTTGTGAGGAATACCTCTTACCTGAGCAAAAGCTCGTAAAATGCCATTTAGGCATTTTACCCATCTGAGCCTTAGAAGAACTTATCCAGGCGCGTAGCAGTGCTTATCCCACACTTGAAGAAGATTGGGGTATTAGCAATGATAGCGATCGGATAAAGGGACTGAAACATTAAAAAATTTATATACAATATGTTGTAATATTTATTCTTAATGTAACAGCCCCTCATTTTTAGCACAATACCACTTAAATTTATTGTAAAAATATCACTGCAGATGAGTCATCACTTTTTTTTAAATCTAGGAAATTTCACTACATCTGCATCCTCATTTTCAATAAGTCTTATATACTTGATGCAATCCTTGTTTTTCAATAATTGAAATAAGGTTATCAGCCTCCATATATTTGTAATTATCAAAAATTGCTGAAAACCCATCTGACATTAATAAAGCCTTTTTACATTCTTCCAAATCCAAATACCCATAAAGAGAATTTTCTACTGCACTTTTATCAAATTCTAATGTCCAGTAACCTTCTGGGAGTATTTTTAAGCAATCTATGTTTAATAAGCAGTGGATTTATCCTCTGTCTAGCTTCAACAAAACTTATTCCTTCATTTAACATTAACTCGTTCATTTCAGCTTTAGCTATATTATCCAATTTATCAAGCAAAGTCTGTTTAATAATACTTGAATTTCCATTATTATTCTCAACTATAAGTGTACAATCTCCAAGTAAAAAATATTCTACTTTATTATTGTTAATTCTAATTATAGCTATAGAAGCCGCTGGCAAATCAACTTTATCAGGATATTTTAATGAAGAAATTTTATTAAATTTATTGCTTATAAAATCCATTCCTTTAGAAACAATTCCTTTAATATCCTTTGATTTATCTAAAATATTATCTTTAAGATAGTTATTCCATTCATTAACAAACCAATACACATCACCTTTAGAACCTGTCAGATTAGTTTTGTTTTAGCATCTGATGTAAAACTTTTAAAAATTTCAGGCGTAAGTTCTCTTATGGGTATTTAAGAAGTATATTATAAAACTAAAAATTTCAAATACTATTTTGAGTCAATTTTACTATAATAAAAAAGTGATAAATGCCATTATCACTTTTTGCAACATTTTATTTACTAATATCTCTTACTTATGACTTTATATATAATTTAATATACTTCTATTAAACTTTTTCCTTGTTAACTCTGTAACCAGTTTTAAAATCCACTATATTCTTTAATGGCTGCTGATTTTTAAAATATTCAAGATTTTCAATACTTATGTTAACAATTCTTCTTAAAGTTTCTGGAAGATGAAAAAATCCTGATATATGAGGAGTAATAACAACCCCTGGCGCATCCCATAATCTATGTTCAGGTGGCAGCGGTTCTGGCTGCGTTACATCAAGACCTGCACCACTAATAATTTCATTTTCAAGAGCATCACACAAATCTTCAGTACATATACAACTTCCTCTTCCCACATTAAGAATGATTGCATCTTTTCTCATTAAATTAAATTTATCTTTATTAAATAAATGGTGAGTATCCTTTGTCCCAGGAAGACTTAAAGCCACTACATCAGCTTTAGGCAAAAGTTCATCCAAAGCTTCCATTGTATACAATTCATCAATATATTCTGGCTTTTGTCCTTTAGTTCTCTTTACTCCTATGGTATAGCTTCCAAGTGCCTTCATTTTTCTAGCAAAATCCCCTCCAATATCACCAAGACCTACAACTAATGTTGTACTTCCTTCTATTGAGGTAACATTTCCTTCATCCTTCCATATATGTTTTTTCTGATTCATATAATATAAATTCAACTTCTTTTTAATTTCAAATAACATACCGAGCATATGTTCAGATATTGCAAGTCCATAAGCGCCTGATGCATTTGTAAGGTATGCTCCTTCAGGAATTACACCAGCTTCGCAATATCCATCAGTACCTGCACTGTTTAATTGAAGCCATTTAAGCTTTTTACTTCCCTTTATGTACTCTGGAGGAACATTTCCAATAATTATATCAGCACTTTTTACAATTTCATTGCTAATTTCTTTAGTTGATATAAAAATATACTCCTCTTCTGGCATCTTTGATTTAAGTTTTTGTTTTTCATCTTCACTTAATGGAATTACAACTAAAATTCTCATATAATATCACTTCCTTCTAGTACCATTATATTATAAATTTAATAAGCTAAAAACTTTACATTTTCAATTGCATATTATTTCTTTATAGAATGATTACTCATTTTCTTCCATAGAATTTATATAAATTTTCCCCCACTCTCCCATATTTTTTAATACAGGTATAAAAGAGCGTCCCATTTTTGTTAATGAATATTCAACTCTCGGAGGTACTTCCTTATAAATTTCCCTATGCACCATACCATCATCCTCTAGTTCTCTTAATTGCTTGGTAAGTACTGGTTGAGAAATCCCTTTACATAACCTTTGAAGTTCATTAAACCTCCTTGTTTTTTCGTTTAAATGAAAAAGGATTATCATTTTCCATTTTCCTGAAATTAAATATTGTACTGCTGCTATTGGACATGATTTATTAGACTGGGGATTTTTTAATATTCTTGCCATTTAGCTTGTTTCCTCCTCAATAGTACTATTTTTGTTAGTATGTAACAAAAAAGTACGTACTTGAATGGTTA
The genomic region above belongs to Clostridium sp. AWRP and contains:
- a CDS encoding D-2-hydroxyacid dehydrogenase, which gives rise to MRILVVIPLSEDEKQKLKSKMPEEEYIFISTKEISNEIVKSADIIIGNVPPEYIKGSKKLKWLQLNSAGTDGYCEAGVIPEGAYLTNASGAYGLAISEHMLGMLFEIKKKLNLYYMNQKKHIWKDEGNVTSIEGSTTLVVGLGDIGGDFARKMKALGSYTIGVKRTKGQKPEYIDELYTMEALDELLPKADVVALSLPGTKDTHHLFNKDKFNLMRKDAIILNVGRGSCICTEDLCDALENEIISGAGLDVTQPEPLPPEHRLWDAPGVVITPHISGFFHLPETLRRIVNISIENLEYFKNQQPLKNIVDFKTGYRVNKEKV
- a CDS encoding helix-turn-helix domain-containing protein, with amino-acid sequence MARILKNPQSNKSCPIAAVQYLISGKWKMIILFHLNEKTRRFNELQRLCKGISQPVLTKQLRELEDDGMVHREIYKEVPPRVEYSLTKMGRSFIPVLKNMGEWGKIYINSMEENE